Proteins from a genomic interval of Croceicoccus naphthovorans:
- a CDS encoding IS3 family transposase (programmed frameshift) — translation MKRTRFSEEQIIGVLKEAEAGAKTADLARRHGVSEATIYNWKSKYGGLEVSDARRLKELESENAKLKRLLADAMLDQAALKDLLGKKVLTPAAKREAVAHLQACHGMSERRACRVIDADRKSVRYRSTRDDDADLREKLRELANQRRRFGYRRLHILLRREGIMINRKKTQRLYREEGLAVRRRRSRRRAVGTRAPAPVLALPNQRWSLDFVHDQMASGRRFRVLNVVDDVTRECLAAVPDTSISGRRVVRELTELIAQRGKPGMIVSDNGTELTSNAVLAWCGEIGVEWHYIAPGRPMQNAYVESFNGRMRDELLNETLFLSMAHARVEIAAWVEDYNRERPHSSLDYDTPAAFAAKLDKQWPASLRPTGSATQPIASTALMRNNAVRL, via the exons ATGAAGAGAACGAGGTTTTCCGAAGAGCAGATCATCGGTGTGCTGAAGGAGGCTGAGGCGGGTGCGAAGACCGCTGACCTGGCCCGGCGACACGGAGTGTCGGAAGCGACGATCTACAACTGGAAGTCGAAGTATGGCGGGCTGGAGGTGTCCGATGCCCGCCGACTGAAGGAGCTCGAGAGCGAGAACGCGAAGCTGAAGCGGTTGCTCGCCGATGCCATGTTGGACCAGGCCGCGTTGAAGGATCTTCTGG GCAAAAAAGTTCTGACGCCCGCCGCCAAGCGGGAAGCTGTCGCTCATCTCCAGGCCTGCCACGGGATGAGCGAGCGGCGGGCGTGCCGTGTCATCGATGCTGATCGCAAGAGCGTGCGTTACCGTTCCACCCGGGACGATGACGCCGATCTGCGTGAGAAGCTGCGCGAGCTGGCCAACCAGCGTCGGCGGTTCGGCTATCGCCGTCTGCACATCCTGCTGCGCCGGGAGGGGATCATGATCAACCGGAAGAAGACCCAGAGGCTCTACCGTGAGGAAGGGTTGGCGGTCAGACGACGACGCAGTCGCAGGCGTGCTGTGGGCACGAGAGCACCTGCTCCGGTGCTGGCGCTGCCGAACCAGCGCTGGAGCCTGGACTTTGTTCACGACCAGATGGCTTCGGGAAGACGATTCCGGGTGCTCAACGTGGTCGATGATGTGACGAGGGAGTGCCTGGCAGCGGTGCCGGATACGTCGATCTCCGGGCGCCGTGTCGTGCGCGAACTGACTGAGCTGATCGCGCAGCGTGGCAAGCCCGGCATGATCGTCAGCGACAATGGCACCGAGCTCACCAGCAATGCGGTGCTGGCATGGTGTGGGGAGATCGGTGTGGAGTGGCATTACATCGCACCGGGAAGGCCAATGCAAAACGCTTACGTCGAGAGCTTTAATGGCCGCATGCGGGACGAACTGCTCAATGAGACTTTGTTCCTCAGCATGGCTCACGCCCGCGTCGAGATCGCTGCCTGGGTGGAGGACTACAACCGGGAGAGGCCGCATTCTTCCCTCGACTACGACACCCCGGCGGCGTTCGCCGCCAAACTGGATAAGCAATGGCCAGCTTCGCTACGCCCTACGGGCTCCGCTACGCAGCCCATTGCTTCAACCGCGCTCATGCGCAACAACGCGGTCCGGCTCTAA
- a CDS encoding zinc-binding dehydrogenase, which produces MTIESKAAVALAKNERMIIETINVAPPQEGEVLVEIKATGLCHSDLHGMDGSWDFSTGFPGLFGHEGAGIVREIGPGVSSFKPGDHVLTFIPHCGHCPLCSTGKTNLCYASFVDFLETSRVDFDGQKLYPFLGLGTFTNFNVFREMSLVKVRDDAPFDELCYFSCGATTGMGAALHTAKVEAGSTVIVFGLGGVGLNVVQGARLAGATQIIAVDTNPAKEAIARKMGATEFVNPKTVEGDLAGHLNEISGGGADFTFEVVGNTQLMQLAFECTKIGWGKCTIVGIAPDEARLEVPPTMLVQGKSLIGSPMGGVTGSQIPAMVDLMMDGKIDVASLITDRLPIDQINEGYDKMKRGEGIRSVVMFD; this is translated from the coding sequence ATGACTATCGAAAGCAAGGCCGCCGTCGCATTGGCCAAGAACGAGCGCATGATCATCGAGACGATCAACGTCGCCCCCCCGCAAGAGGGGGAGGTTCTGGTCGAGATAAAAGCAACCGGATTGTGCCATTCGGATCTGCACGGCATGGACGGGTCGTGGGATTTCTCCACCGGTTTTCCCGGCCTTTTCGGGCACGAAGGGGCAGGTATCGTTCGCGAGATTGGCCCTGGCGTCAGCTCATTTAAGCCAGGTGACCATGTTCTGACTTTTATTCCGCATTGCGGCCACTGTCCGCTGTGCTCAACGGGGAAGACGAACTTGTGCTATGCCAGCTTCGTCGATTTTTTAGAGACCAGCCGAGTAGATTTCGACGGTCAGAAACTTTACCCGTTTCTTGGCCTCGGCACTTTTACCAATTTCAACGTCTTTCGCGAGATGAGCTTGGTGAAAGTACGTGACGACGCGCCATTTGACGAACTGTGCTATTTCAGTTGCGGCGCGACCACGGGCATGGGTGCCGCGTTGCACACGGCGAAGGTGGAGGCAGGATCCACAGTTATTGTTTTCGGGCTGGGCGGAGTCGGCCTGAATGTCGTTCAGGGCGCGCGGCTTGCGGGCGCCACGCAAATAATCGCCGTCGACACTAACCCGGCGAAAGAAGCGATCGCGCGCAAGATGGGCGCTACAGAATTCGTCAATCCGAAAACGGTTGAAGGCGATCTTGCCGGGCACCTCAACGAAATTAGCGGCGGAGGCGCCGACTTTACATTCGAAGTGGTGGGCAACACGCAGCTGATGCAACTAGCCTTCGAATGTACAAAAATCGGTTGGGGGAAATGTACGATTGTCGGAATCGCCCCAGACGAAGCCCGACTTGAAGTACCGCCCACCATGCTGGTTCAGGGAAAATCGCTGATTGGATCGCCGATGGGCGGGGTTACCGGAAGCCAGATACCCGCGATGGTGGACCTGATGATGGACGGCAAAATCGACGTGGCAAGCCTGATTACCGATCGTTTGCCGATCGACCAAATCAACGAAGGCTATGACAAGATGAAGCGTGGTGAAGGAATCCGGTCGGTCGTGATGTTCGATTGA
- a CDS encoding aldehyde dehydrogenase family protein produces MSEALEANRIQHPLVETYLKSGAKKLFIGGQWIDGEGGRTFDSIDPATGQTLATVAHGSAADVDKAVAAARKAFDNPAWRTMSPHERTRLLLKLADVLEANVEELATLQSHDMGLMYPFSQYMVASMADVMRYYAGWTTKIFGNTFPQDGNGIFYTKREPLGVVGAIIPWNGPILAAVWKIAPALACGNTIVFKPAEQAPLVPLRLAELFEEAGLPEGVLNIVTGDGATGAAMVAHPGIAKISFTGSVETGQRIIAEGAKTMKKVTVELGGKSPTIIFPDADMARAIPTAVMGFTSGAGQGCVCGTRILVHESVYDDVASQIAAAVQDMKIGSPFDADTQITPIISREQLDKINNYVDIGRKEGATIATGGETYGDKGFFMKPTLMTGVTNDMRVMQEEIFGPVAGILPFKDTEEAIRLANDVTYGLSASIWTDNLTNAQIVSDSVQAGMVWVNTIFEFDPMVPFGGYKQSGMGRELGPDSLEAFTQTKTVMLRH; encoded by the coding sequence ATGAGCGAAGCTCTGGAAGCCAACCGTATCCAGCACCCCCTTGTCGAGACATATCTGAAGTCGGGCGCCAAAAAGCTGTTCATCGGTGGTCAGTGGATCGATGGTGAAGGTGGACGCACGTTTGATTCGATCGACCCGGCTACAGGCCAGACACTCGCCACAGTTGCCCATGGTTCGGCGGCTGACGTGGACAAGGCGGTCGCTGCCGCGCGCAAGGCTTTTGACAACCCCGCCTGGCGGACAATGTCACCGCACGAGCGCACGCGACTGCTGTTAAAGCTGGCCGATGTGCTGGAAGCCAACGTGGAAGAACTGGCCACCCTGCAATCGCACGATATGGGTCTGATGTATCCATTCTCACAGTACATGGTCGCCAGCATGGCCGACGTCATGCGCTATTACGCAGGCTGGACCACCAAGATCTTTGGCAACACCTTCCCGCAGGATGGAAATGGCATTTTCTATACAAAGCGCGAACCACTTGGCGTAGTTGGTGCGATCATCCCCTGGAACGGCCCGATCCTTGCCGCAGTCTGGAAAATTGCGCCTGCGCTGGCCTGCGGCAACACCATCGTGTTCAAACCGGCGGAACAGGCGCCCTTGGTGCCGCTGCGTCTGGCCGAACTGTTTGAGGAAGCCGGTTTGCCGGAAGGCGTCCTGAACATCGTGACCGGTGACGGTGCAACCGGGGCGGCAATGGTCGCACATCCGGGCATTGCCAAGATCAGCTTCACGGGATCGGTCGAAACCGGACAGAGGATCATCGCCGAAGGCGCGAAGACGATGAAAAAGGTAACCGTGGAACTGGGTGGCAAGTCGCCGACGATCATCTTTCCCGACGCCGACATGGCCCGCGCTATCCCCACCGCAGTGATGGGCTTCACCTCTGGGGCCGGTCAGGGCTGTGTATGCGGAACGCGCATCCTCGTGCATGAAAGCGTTTATGACGATGTCGCCAGCCAGATCGCGGCGGCGGTCCAGGACATGAAAATCGGCAGCCCTTTCGACGCCGATACGCAGATCACCCCCATTATCTCGCGCGAACAGCTCGACAAGATCAACAACTATGTCGACATAGGCCGCAAGGAAGGGGCAACGATCGCCACCGGCGGCGAGACCTATGGCGACAAGGGTTTCTTCATGAAGCCGACGCTAATGACCGGGGTCACCAACGACATGCGGGTCATGCAAGAGGAAATTTTCGGACCGGTCGCGGGAATTCTTCCGTTCAAAGACACTGAAGAGGCAATTCGTCTTGCCAACGACGTGACCTATGGTCTTTCGGCATCAATCTGGACCGACAACCTGACAAATGCCCAGATCGTCAGTGACTCGGTTCAGGCCGGCATGGTCTGGGTGAATACCATCTTCGAATTCGATCCGATGGTGCCGTTCGGAGGATACAAACAGTCCGGCATGGGGCGTGAGCTCGGACCGGATTCGCTGGAGGCGTTTACCCAGACGAAGACTGTGATGCTTCGCCATTGA
- a CDS encoding Bax inhibitor-1/YccA family protein produces the protein MANWNDPQPTRQGFGASPSLNASVPGTRAGFDAGLRKYMLSIYNYMASGVLLSGIVAIAMANTAFGIALIQSPAMWLIVLAPLAIVFAMSFGANRFSQGTLQALFWGFAVLMGMSLSTIFLVYTGGSIAATFFATAGAFAGLSLFGYTTKKDLSGFGSFLIMGVIGLIIASVINIFLQSSALYWAISFIGVAIFAGLTAYDTQRLKAQYYHLAGTEFLGKAVILGALSLYLDFINMFQFLLAFMGQRD, from the coding sequence ATGGCAAACTGGAACGACCCCCAGCCCACACGACAGGGCTTCGGCGCGTCCCCGAGCCTGAACGCAAGCGTGCCGGGCACGCGGGCCGGCTTCGATGCGGGCCTGCGCAAGTACATGCTGTCCATCTACAACTATATGGCATCGGGCGTGCTGCTTTCCGGCATCGTTGCGATCGCCATGGCGAACACAGCTTTCGGTATCGCACTCATTCAGTCGCCCGCGATGTGGCTGATCGTGCTGGCGCCGTTGGCGATCGTTTTCGCGATGAGCTTTGGCGCGAACCGCTTTTCTCAGGGCACGCTGCAGGCACTGTTCTGGGGCTTCGCGGTCCTGATGGGTATGAGCCTCTCGACGATCTTCCTCGTATATACGGGCGGATCGATCGCGGCGACGTTCTTCGCAACGGCCGGTGCTTTCGCGGGTCTCTCGCTGTTCGGCTATACGACGAAGAAAGACCTGTCGGGCTTCGGCAGCTTCCTGATCATGGGCGTGATCGGCCTGATCATTGCGTCGGTCATCAATATCTTCCTGCAGAGCTCTGCGCTTTACTGGGCGATCAGCTTTATCGGCGTGGCGATCTTCGCCGGTCTGACCGCCTATGACACGCAGCGGCTGAAGGCGCAGTACTATCACCTTGCTGGAACCGAGTTCCTCGGCAAGGCGGTGATCCTTGGTGCGCTGTCGCTCTATCTGGACTTCATCAACATGTTCCAGTTCCTGCTTGCCTTCATGGGCCAGCGCGACTGA